From one Candidatus Methylomirabilota bacterium genomic stretch:
- a CDS encoding glycosyltransferase family 4 protein: MVLGLLPAIRGGLGELAKTGQHTRLIDAYLRPYARAFEEVLYFSYLAESLEAYETDRELGARVRLLPGGGWHPWAYGFVMPVRYSRELRRCSILRVFQVTGALPAVIAKRRFGTPFVTTYGFWYGRLARSRATRALRRVVETLGLRAADAVIVTTRELAAHVGARIGGAKVHLIPNGVDTALFAPAARGPRRRRNVLYVGRLSEEKNLGALVDAAAALAERFDLTLTFIGDGPSRSPLEAHARRLNVAAEFIPVVEHRRVPAHLADADAFVLPSFTEGHPKALLEAMSAGVPCVASNVGGNRAVLEHSVTGLLFELGDRAALAESLTRVLADPGLARTLGERARARVLECYDLARLVAEEIELLKRLARAG, from the coding sequence ATGGTCCTGGGACTCCTCCCCGCGATCCGCGGCGGCCTCGGCGAGCTCGCGAAGACCGGTCAGCACACGCGGCTGATCGACGCCTACCTCCGGCCCTACGCGCGCGCCTTCGAGGAGGTCCTGTATTTCAGTTACCTCGCGGAATCGCTCGAGGCCTACGAGACGGACCGGGAGCTCGGCGCACGCGTCCGCCTCCTCCCCGGCGGTGGCTGGCACCCGTGGGCGTACGGGTTCGTGATGCCCGTCCGCTACTCCCGCGAGCTCCGGAGGTGCTCGATCCTGCGCGTCTTCCAGGTCACTGGCGCGCTTCCCGCGGTGATCGCGAAGCGCCGCTTCGGCACGCCGTTCGTGACCACCTATGGTTTCTGGTACGGGCGCCTCGCGCGGTCACGCGCCACGCGCGCCCTCCGGCGGGTCGTCGAGACCCTCGGGCTCCGCGCGGCGGACGCCGTGATCGTGACGACGCGCGAACTCGCCGCCCACGTCGGCGCCCGCATCGGCGGGGCCAAGGTGCACCTGATCCCGAACGGTGTGGACACCGCGCTCTTCGCGCCGGCGGCGCGCGGCCCGCGCCGGAGACGGAACGTCCTCTACGTCGGGCGCCTGTCGGAGGAGAAGAACCTCGGCGCGCTGGTGGATGCGGCCGCCGCGCTCGCGGAGCGCTTCGACCTGACGCTGACGTTCATCGGCGACGGCCCGTCCCGGTCGCCGCTCGAGGCACACGCGCGGCGCCTGAACGTCGCCGCCGAGTTCATCCCGGTCGTCGAGCATCGGCGGGTCCCCGCCCATCTCGCCGACGCCGACGCGTTCGTGCTGCCCTCGTTCACCGAAGGACACCCGAAGGCCCTGCTCGAGGCGATGAGCGCAGGCGTCCCGTGCGTCGCCTCGAACGTCGGCGGCAACCGCGCCGTCCTCGAGCACAGCGTGACCGGGCTCCTGTTCGAGCTCGGCGACCGGGCCGCGCTCGCGGAGAGCCTGACGCGGGTGCTCGCCGACCCGGGTCTCGCGCGGACGCTCGGCGAGCGGGCGCGCGCGCGGGTCCTCGAGTGCTACGACCTCGCGCGCCTCGTCGCCGAGGAGATCGAGCTCTTGAAGCGCCTGGCCCGAGCCGGCTGA